A region from the Salicibibacter cibarius genome encodes:
- the rpsI gene encoding 30S ribosomal protein S9, giving the protein MASLQYYGTGRRKNAVARVFLSPGNGKVTINKREMDDYFDHETLKTVIHQPLVETGTDGQYDLKITTKGGGYTGQAGAIQLGVARALLQVDPEYRKVLKDNGLLTRDSRMKERKKYGLKGARRAPQFSKR; this is encoded by the coding sequence TTGGCATCTTTGCAATATTACGGAACAGGCCGGCGCAAAAACGCCGTTGCGCGGGTATTCCTTTCACCGGGAAACGGAAAGGTAACGATCAACAAACGTGAGATGGATGATTACTTCGATCATGAAACGCTCAAAACGGTCATTCACCAGCCACTTGTAGAAACCGGCACCGATGGTCAATATGATTTAAAAATCACAACGAAAGGCGGCGGCTACACAGGGCAAGCAGGAGCGATTCAGCTCGGTGTCGCACGCGCTTTGTTGCAAGTTGATCCGGAATACCGGAAAGTGCTCAAAGACAATGGATTGCTCACACGTGATTCCAGAATGAAGGAACGGAAGAAATACGGCCTTAAAGGCGCCCGCCGTGCGCCGCAGTTCTCGAAGCGTTAA
- a CDS encoding energy-coupling factor transporter ATPase, with translation MPPLIHCEHLYFRYQEEQDFILQDLCLQINQGEWVALLGTNGSGKSTFARMLNALLQPESGMVMVGDLQTHKEENIWQIRQKVGMVFQNPDHQFVAATVRDDIAFGLENAGIPRSEMLDRIEEASERAGIKDMLSAEPHRLSGGQKQRAAIAGILALRPEIMIFDEATSMLDPNGRAEVMQTMAELHQSGITIIMITHELEEALKASRVVFMEQGNTLRDQSAYDFFQAPDFLLSRSFTLPYFLRMQVALQARGVHLEPLSLSEREWVERLCTSPLKM, from the coding sequence ATGCCGCCCCTTATTCATTGTGAACATCTATATTTTCGTTATCAGGAAGAACAGGATTTCATTTTACAAGACCTTTGTTTACAAATAAATCAAGGGGAATGGGTGGCATTGTTGGGGACGAACGGTTCGGGAAAGTCTACGTTTGCGAGGATGTTAAATGCACTATTACAGCCGGAGAGCGGTATGGTCATGGTTGGGGATTTGCAGACGCATAAGGAAGAAAACATATGGCAAATCCGCCAAAAGGTAGGCATGGTGTTTCAAAATCCGGACCATCAATTTGTCGCTGCTACCGTACGGGATGACATTGCTTTTGGGCTTGAAAATGCCGGTATCCCACGCTCGGAAATGCTCGATCGAATCGAGGAAGCAAGTGAACGGGCGGGGATCAAGGATATGTTATCGGCCGAACCTCATCGTCTTTCGGGTGGGCAAAAGCAACGAGCGGCGATCGCGGGTATTCTTGCCCTGCGTCCGGAGATCATGATTTTTGATGAAGCGACATCTATGCTGGACCCGAATGGCCGGGCGGAAGTCATGCAAACGATGGCCGAGCTCCATCAGTCCGGGATTACGATCATTATGATTACACATGAGCTGGAAGAAGCGCTTAAAGCAAGTCGGGTCGTTTTTATGGAGCAAGGGAATACGTTACGGGATCAATCGGCTTATGACTTTTTCCAAGCCCCTGACTTTTTGCTTTCCCGATCGTTTACGTTGCCTTATTTTTTACGTATGCAAGTAGCTTTACAAGCGCGAGGCGTCCATTTGGAACCTTTATCGTTAAGCGAACGCGAATGGGTGGAGCGATTATGCACATCTCCTTTGAAAATGTAA
- a CDS encoding energy-coupling factor transporter transmembrane component T family protein, which translates to MLQNIVIGQYVPVSSPMHRLDARAKLLCLLALAGIVFLANEFWSYSALLAAVGSFVLLSRVPLKFFLKGLLPVFILVIFTFFLHAFFTNEGQVLFTILGFSVYSGGIEQGVFIAVRIGALVVFASLLTLTTTPIDLTDGFEYFLRPFKRFGLPAHEMSLMMSISIRLIPTLLLEADRILKAQAARGADFTKGSLKTRLETMTAFIIPLFVRSFKRAEDMATAMDARGYRGGEGRTKLRVLKWRVQDTVACMTVIGVGVVLVLLRNG; encoded by the coding sequence ATGTTACAAAACATCGTCATCGGACAGTATGTTCCTGTTTCATCGCCCATGCATCGATTGGATGCGAGAGCAAAACTTCTATGCTTGCTTGCCCTTGCCGGTATCGTCTTCTTGGCAAATGAATTTTGGAGTTACAGTGCGTTGCTGGCTGCTGTCGGATCGTTTGTGTTGTTGTCACGGGTGCCGTTAAAATTTTTTCTCAAAGGATTATTACCGGTATTTATTTTAGTTATTTTTACGTTTTTTCTTCATGCATTTTTTACGAATGAAGGACAGGTCCTTTTTACAATCCTCGGTTTTTCCGTTTATAGCGGCGGGATCGAGCAAGGGGTGTTCATCGCTGTGCGGATTGGCGCCCTCGTCGTTTTTGCCTCATTGTTGACATTAACGACGACGCCGATTGATTTAACCGATGGATTTGAATATTTTTTGCGTCCCTTTAAGCGGTTTGGGCTGCCTGCCCATGAAATGTCCTTAATGATGTCGATCAGCATTCGTTTGATTCCGACGTTATTGTTGGAAGCGGACCGAATATTGAAAGCCCAGGCAGCGCGTGGCGCCGATTTTACAAAAGGATCATTGAAAACAAGGCTGGAGACGATGACGGCTTTTATCATCCCGTTATTCGTCCGTTCATTTAAACGGGCGGAAGATATGGCCACGGCGATGGACGCGCGTGGGTATCGAGGCGGGGAAGGGCGAACGAAATTGCGTGTTCTCAAATGGCGCGTGCAAGATACGGTTGCCTGTATGACCGTTATCGGTGTGGGCGTAGTGTTGGTCTTGCTGCGAAATGGCTAG
- the rplQ gene encoding 50S ribosomal protein L17, with protein sequence MAYRKLGRDSSARKALFRDLATDLLINEKIVTTEAKAKALRPIVEKTITLGKGGTLHDRRQAAAFIRKEAAEEDQDAIQKLFDDIGPRYEERQGGYTRIIKMEPRKGDGTPMAVIELV encoded by the coding sequence GTGGCATACAGAAAGCTAGGAAGAGATAGTTCAGCACGAAAAGCGTTATTTCGTGATCTCGCGACGGATCTTTTGATCAACGAAAAGATTGTGACCACGGAGGCAAAAGCAAAAGCGCTGCGCCCGATTGTGGAAAAAACGATCACGCTCGGCAAAGGTGGCACCTTGCATGACCGTCGGCAAGCAGCAGCATTTATCCGCAAGGAAGCGGCTGAAGAAGACCAGGATGCCATTCAAAAATTGTTTGATGACATCGGCCCGCGCTACGAAGAGCGGCAAGGCGGCTACACACGCATTATTAAAATGGAGCCGAGAAAAGGGGACGGCACCCCGATGGCCGTCATCGAACTCGTTTAA
- the rplM gene encoding 50S ribosomal protein L13 encodes MRQTYMAKAEEIERKWYVVDAEGKRLGRLASEVATILRGKNKPEFTPHVDTGDHVIIINAEKVELTGNKITDKMYYRHSGHPGGLKSTRALEMRKNKPVKMVELAVQGMLPKNALGRQTFKKLHVYEGPNHKHEAQKPESLELHG; translated from the coding sequence ATGCGTCAGACATATATGGCTAAGGCAGAAGAAATCGAACGCAAATGGTATGTCGTCGATGCCGAAGGAAAAAGGCTCGGACGTCTGGCAAGCGAAGTAGCAACCATTTTGCGAGGAAAAAATAAACCGGAATTCACACCGCACGTGGATACAGGTGATCACGTCATTATTATTAACGCGGAAAAGGTGGAACTCACCGGCAACAAGATCACGGATAAAATGTATTATCGCCACAGTGGACATCCCGGCGGTTTAAAATCCACGAGAGCGTTGGAGATGCGTAAAAACAAGCCGGTAAAAATGGTAGAGCTTGCCGTGCAAGGCATGCTTCCGAAAAATGCACTCGGCCGGCAAACATTTAAAAAACTGCACGTATATGAAGGACCAAACCATAAACATGAAGCACAAAAACCGGAGAGCTTGGAGCTCCACGGATAA
- a CDS encoding energy-coupling factor transporter ATPase, producing the protein MHISFENVSYSYMIGSPFEKRALNHVDITIESKAFTTLVGSTGSGKSTLMQLINGLVLPTSGQVQCGSFRLHRKSKRKEVKPLRQKIGMVFQYPEHQLFGATVEEDMLFGPKHLGLDVERIRKRLPELLDVVGINKEVLSVSPFNLSGGQMRRVAIAGVLAADPEVLILDEPAAGLDPAGHRALLDVLKDWHDKHGLTTILVTHDMEDAARYADEVIVMGPAGKPVTSGVPAQVFREADLLADIGLASPPSARITRALQEAGWDIDNLLLEPEALAAVIADQWASVKEEG; encoded by the coding sequence ATGCACATCTCCTTTGAAAATGTAAGCTATTCTTATATGATTGGTTCTCCATTTGAAAAGCGGGCACTTAATCATGTGGACATTACAATCGAATCGAAGGCGTTCACGACACTTGTGGGCAGCACCGGTTCGGGGAAATCGACGTTAATGCAATTGATCAATGGATTGGTGCTTCCTACGTCTGGACAGGTCCAATGCGGAAGCTTCCGTCTGCATCGAAAATCGAAACGAAAAGAAGTAAAACCGTTGCGGCAAAAAATCGGCATGGTTTTTCAATATCCCGAGCATCAATTGTTTGGCGCTACGGTTGAAGAAGACATGCTATTTGGGCCCAAGCACCTCGGTTTGGATGTGGAAAGAATTCGGAAACGGCTCCCTGAACTTTTGGATGTTGTTGGCATAAATAAGGAAGTGCTTTCTGTCTCGCCATTCAATCTTAGCGGGGGGCAAATGAGGCGTGTCGCCATTGCCGGAGTGCTTGCCGCCGATCCTGAAGTGCTAATTCTCGATGAACCTGCCGCCGGTCTTGATCCCGCCGGCCACCGCGCGCTGTTGGATGTATTGAAAGACTGGCATGACAAGCATGGGTTAACGACAATCCTAGTCACGCATGACATGGAAGATGCCGCGCGTTATGCCGATGAGGTCATCGTGATGGGTCCTGCAGGAAAGCCGGTGACAAGCGGAGTGCCGGCGCAGGTTTTCCGGGAAGCAGATCTGCTTGCCGATATCGGATTGGCTTCCCCTCCTTCGGCTCGTATAACCCGCGCTTTGCAAGAAGCAGGTTGGGATATCGACAACCTCCTATTGGAACCGGAAGCCTTGGCAGCGGTTATTGCCGATCAGTGGGCAAGTGTGAAAGAAGAGGGATAA
- a CDS encoding DUF2521 family protein gives MGSVVSFQEHKRLKDWEVEKKLLHTLSMEDMVYATEKHLIPACGDFQFRHSFLEEICMDVAIETFISSAKRGMTEARTGKPQDSADDEEQVNQRATELQAFMIDWIQDEHINRDQIKSGAEAYVYHWWQVGLKTGKNRSQLRL, from the coding sequence ATGGGATCAGTCGTGTCTTTTCAAGAGCATAAGCGTTTAAAGGACTGGGAAGTGGAGAAAAAGTTACTGCACACGCTGAGTATGGAAGATATGGTCTATGCTACCGAAAAACACCTTATCCCCGCGTGTGGTGATTTTCAATTCCGCCACTCTTTTCTAGAGGAGATTTGTATGGATGTGGCGATCGAAACGTTTATCTCCTCGGCCAAACGAGGAATGACCGAGGCCAGGACCGGCAAGCCACAAGATAGTGCCGATGATGAAGAACAGGTGAACCAACGTGCGACTGAACTGCAAGCATTTATGATTGACTGGATTCAAGATGAGCACATCAACCGTGACCAAATCAAAAGCGGCGCTGAAGCTTATGTGTACCATTGGTGGCAAGTCGGTTTAAAAACAGGCAAAAATCGGTCACAATTGCGTCTTTAG
- the truA gene encoding tRNA pseudouridine(38-40) synthase TruA — MARWKATIAYDGAAFSGWQVQPGKRTVQRELEKGLTRLHKGENKKVVASGRTDAHVHARGQVVHFDSSLQIPGVRWPRAFDTVLPRDMQVLHVERVDDHFHARFDAKAKEYRYFLHVGRERDVFQRHYVYHVFAHAFDHEAVLRSLQPLVGTHDFSAFCASDTNVESKVRTLNGASYEQTGEDEWCFRFNGDGFLYNMVRIIVGTAIDIGTRRLADGDMSRILQSGDRREAGKTVPGHGLYLWKVHYGP; from the coding sequence ATGGCACGTTGGAAAGCGACCATCGCTTATGATGGAGCGGCTTTCTCCGGCTGGCAAGTGCAGCCGGGGAAGCGGACTGTGCAGAGGGAGCTTGAAAAAGGGCTCACAAGATTGCATAAAGGTGAAAATAAAAAGGTGGTCGCTTCCGGTCGTACCGACGCCCATGTGCATGCTCGCGGACAAGTCGTTCACTTCGATTCTTCTTTGCAAATTCCGGGTGTGCGTTGGCCGCGAGCGTTTGACACGGTGTTGCCGCGAGACATGCAGGTGCTTCACGTTGAACGTGTGGATGACCATTTTCACGCACGCTTTGATGCTAAAGCTAAAGAATATCGTTATTTTCTTCATGTCGGACGAGAGCGCGATGTATTCCAACGCCATTATGTGTATCATGTCTTTGCCCACGCTTTCGATCATGAAGCCGTGCTGCGATCATTGCAACCATTGGTCGGCACGCACGATTTTTCTGCCTTTTGTGCGAGCGATACGAATGTGGAAAGTAAAGTGAGAACATTAAATGGCGCCAGCTATGAACAAACCGGTGAAGATGAATGGTGTTTTCGGTTTAACGGAGACGGTTTTCTTTACAATATGGTACGGATCATCGTGGGAACAGCCATTGATATCGGAACACGCCGTCTCGCCGACGGGGATATGAGCCGAATTTTGCAATCCGGTGATCGCCGAGAAGCAGGAAAGACGGTTCCCGGGCACGGGTTGTATTTATGGAAGGTGCATTATGGCCCATAA
- a CDS encoding DNA-directed RNA polymerase subunit alpha, whose amino-acid sequence MIEIEKPSIETIEVSEDGKYGKFVVEPLERGYGTTLGNSLRRILLSSLPGSAITNIQIDQVLHEFSTVEGVVEDVTTIVLNLKKLALNIHSDDEKVLEIEASGEGAVTAQDINHDSDVDILNPDLHIATLNQGAKFHMKMTAKRGRGYVPADGNNHEDLAIGVLPIDSIFTPVDRVNFQVENTRVGQITNYDKLTLDVWTDGSIRPEEAVSLGAKIMNEHLSIFIGLTDQAQNAEIMVEKEEDQKEKVLEMTIEELDLSVRSYNCLKRAGINTVQELTQKSEEDMMKVRNLGRKSLEEVQEKLGDLGLGLRDEE is encoded by the coding sequence ATGATCGAAATCGAAAAGCCGAGCATTGAAACGATTGAAGTCAGTGAGGACGGCAAATACGGGAAGTTTGTAGTTGAACCGCTTGAACGAGGCTATGGAACAACCTTAGGAAACTCCTTACGTCGAATTCTGTTATCATCCCTACCGGGATCAGCGATTACGAATATTCAAATCGATCAAGTCCTTCACGAGTTCTCAACAGTGGAGGGCGTCGTGGAAGACGTTACCACCATTGTGCTGAATTTGAAAAAACTGGCTCTCAACATCCATTCCGATGATGAGAAAGTGCTTGAAATTGAAGCAAGTGGCGAAGGTGCAGTCACGGCGCAAGATATTAACCACGATAGTGATGTTGATATTTTGAATCCCGACCTTCATATCGCTACGCTTAATCAAGGTGCGAAATTTCATATGAAAATGACCGCCAAACGTGGCCGTGGCTATGTTCCCGCCGATGGGAACAATCACGAGGACTTGGCCATCGGTGTGCTTCCGATCGATTCGATTTTCACACCGGTTGACCGAGTGAATTTCCAGGTCGAAAATACGCGCGTCGGTCAGATTACAAACTATGATAAGCTAACGCTTGATGTTTGGACGGATGGCAGCATTCGTCCGGAAGAAGCTGTGTCTCTAGGCGCCAAGATCATGAATGAACATTTAAGCATCTTTATCGGTTTGACAGACCAAGCACAAAATGCTGAAATCATGGTGGAAAAAGAGGAAGACCAAAAAGAAAAAGTGTTGGAGATGACAATTGAAGAGCTGGATTTATCGGTACGTTCTTACAATTGTTTGAAACGCGCAGGCATTAATACCGTGCAGGAGCTCACTCAGAAATCAGAAGAAGACATGATGAAGGTGCGCAACCTGGGACGTAAATCTTTGGAAGAAGTTCAAGAGAAACTGGGAGATTTAGGCCTCGGTCTTCGCGATGAGGAATAA
- the cwlD gene encoding N-acetylmuramoyl-L-alanine amidase CwlD, with the protein MKKKIWLASPLLAIALIVGMYSIFSVEWSENTSGLHLPLSGQVIVIDPGHGGVDGGSSSREMLMEDDVALEMSFKLRDYLQSAGALVLMTREEDVDLAAPSTEGLRNRKVEDLQNRVQLINESGSDFFISLHLNAGSANWSGAQTFYNPAFTESQMMAETVQGELTRQLENTNRKAAGVNNIYMLDSTEVPGLLIEAGFLSNPEEAARFEDEEYLDQMAAAIYQGLARYAVAEE; encoded by the coding sequence ATGAAAAAAAAGATCTGGCTGGCCTCTCCCCTTTTGGCAATTGCTTTGATTGTCGGTATGTATAGTATTTTTTCCGTTGAGTGGTCAGAAAATACAAGTGGTCTACATTTGCCGTTAAGTGGCCAGGTGATTGTGATCGATCCCGGACATGGCGGCGTTGATGGGGGTTCGAGCTCCCGGGAGATGCTTATGGAAGATGATGTGGCACTAGAAATGTCTTTTAAACTTAGGGATTATTTACAATCAGCAGGTGCGCTTGTCCTGATGACGAGAGAAGAGGATGTTGATTTAGCTGCTCCTTCCACAGAAGGATTACGCAATCGAAAGGTGGAAGATTTGCAAAATCGGGTCCAATTGATTAACGAATCCGGCAGCGATTTTTTCATTAGTCTGCATCTGAACGCGGGTTCTGCGAATTGGAGCGGTGCGCAGACGTTTTATAATCCGGCTTTTACGGAAAGTCAAATGATGGCAGAAACTGTCCAAGGGGAATTGACACGGCAGTTGGAAAACACAAACCGAAAGGCTGCAGGCGTGAATAATATCTATATGCTTGATTCGACGGAAGTCCCTGGTCTGCTTATTGAAGCAGGTTTTCTATCCAATCCGGAAGAGGCCGCGCGTTTTGAAGATGAGGAATATCTCGACCAGATGGCTGCCGCCATCTATCAAGGATTGGCACGTTATGCTGTTGCTGAGGAATGA
- the rpsK gene encoding 30S ribosomal protein S11 codes for MAKPKTTSRKKRQRKHVDSGVAHIRSTFNNTIVTITDTQGNALAWASAGNLGFKGSRKSTPFAAQMAAETAAKGAMDHGMKNVEVAVKGPGAGREAAIRSLQATGLEVNVIRDVTPVPHNGCRPPKRRRV; via the coding sequence ATGGCCAAACCGAAAACAACATCCCGCAAAAAACGCCAACGTAAGCATGTGGATTCAGGGGTTGCCCATATTCGTTCCACATTTAACAATACGATTGTGACGATTACGGATACGCAAGGAAATGCATTGGCATGGGCAAGTGCCGGCAACCTTGGTTTCAAAGGATCACGTAAATCCACCCCTTTCGCCGCTCAAATGGCAGCTGAAACAGCCGCTAAGGGAGCGATGGATCACGGTATGAAAAACGTGGAGGTTGCCGTAAAAGGGCCGGGTGCCGGCCGTGAAGCAGCTATTCGTTCCCTGCAAGCAACCGGGCTTGAAGTGAATGTTATCCGTGATGTTACACCTGTGCCCCATAACGGTTGCCGCCCTCCAAAACGTCGCAGAGTATAA